In one Ignavibacteriales bacterium genomic region, the following are encoded:
- the dnaE gene encoding DNA polymerase III subunit alpha, with amino-acid sequence MSDFIHLHNHTHYSLQDAACTVDSLVQAAKRFNMPAVALTDHGVMYGATEFFRKAKKEGIKPIIGMEAYIVKSGSRFERKGEDVSGKKRAKHYNHLILLAKNKTGYNNLMKLSSLGHTEGFYYRPRIDLEILEKYKEGLIAMSACAGGIVAVDLVNGNYDKAVQTAKTYQELFGDDFYLEIQNHNMDVEKNILEGMPKISRELGIKLVATNDCHYIEKEHSLAHNILLLLGDKTGEADYHNLRYGTDQVYFKSSEEMVKLFKNFKGAVENTHEINEKIILDLTFEGHLYPEFPIPADSPAKSLDDYFELLARIGLDKKIIKITKEIDDRFNYELETIKQMGFSGYFLVVSDFINAAKNRGIAVGPGRGSAAGSLVAFALGITNVNPLDYDLLFERFLNPARKSMPDIDVDFADDKRSKVIEYVKEKYGENSVSQIITFNRLSSKAVIRDVARVLKIPIPTVNKITKFIPSKFGKVYTIEQALKEVPELKWVNESDDPIIKELIKYAKVLEGMNRNASKHAAGVVITPGEVSDHVPLSTPGGSIGDIVTQYNMKELDTVGLLKMDFLGLRTLTIICDAIDLIKRNHHVEIDIDNIPTNDEKTYSLFSKGQTTAVFQFESGPMREYLKKLKPSSIRDLAAMNALYRPGPMDFIDDFIKRKQGLAKVEYLHPVLEPILKETYGIVVYQEQVIQIANRVAGMSLADADNLRRAMGKKDLLAMAQQKEKFVTGANSQNNIPAKVAGEIFDTIDKFANYGFNKSHAVAYSIVAYQTAYLKAHYPAEFLAANMTNEFGDTSKVTTILDDCRKLKIEVLPPDINIPNVFFNADNGKIIFGMSAIKNVGVNAVEEIKRARQKLNRNFTSIFDFCANVDTRVVNKRTLESFVLAGALDKMKGTRSQKYAAVEAALDFGYKVQNSSLVAHESLFGGLDSVEVEIKEPKLPDIKSWSNNIELSKEREVLGFYLTSHPLSKYELEYRSFATVKLGEPEQLESTDFVRAIGVITSLKTKIDRSGKMMAFFTLDDFSGSCECLMFGSTYEKCGGVIKEEATIMVIGKPESSGDAIKLQIENAIPLNEVSQEFTKSFNIILDSEKYNNEIIIELKTIFQKYYGTVPVIIQVNANGTKPRCFFVKEYRVNISDSLMKAVTDLIGEDNILLSS; translated from the coding sequence ATGTCGGACTTTATACATTTACACAATCATACTCATTACAGTCTGCAAGATGCGGCTTGTACAGTTGATAGTTTGGTTCAAGCTGCAAAACGATTTAACATGCCCGCTGTTGCTTTAACTGATCACGGGGTTATGTACGGTGCTACAGAGTTTTTCAGGAAAGCTAAGAAAGAAGGAATTAAACCTATCATCGGGATGGAAGCTTACATTGTAAAAAGCGGGAGCCGATTTGAAAGAAAAGGTGAAGATGTTTCCGGTAAAAAAAGAGCAAAACATTATAATCATCTTATTCTACTTGCCAAAAATAAAACAGGTTATAATAACCTTATGAAGCTTTCTTCATTAGGACATACCGAAGGATTCTACTATCGTCCAAGAATTGATTTGGAGATTTTAGAAAAGTATAAAGAGGGTTTGATTGCAATGTCTGCGTGCGCTGGTGGAATTGTTGCTGTTGATTTGGTAAATGGCAATTACGATAAAGCTGTCCAGACTGCAAAGACGTATCAAGAATTATTTGGTGACGATTTTTATCTGGAAATCCAGAACCACAACATGGATGTTGAGAAAAACATTCTTGAAGGAATGCCAAAAATTTCCAGGGAGTTAGGAATAAAATTGGTGGCAACAAACGACTGCCATTATATTGAAAAAGAACACTCACTTGCTCATAACATTCTACTTCTTCTTGGCGATAAAACCGGTGAAGCAGATTACCACAATCTACGTTATGGAACAGACCAGGTATACTTTAAATCCTCTGAAGAAATGGTTAAACTTTTTAAGAATTTTAAAGGGGCAGTTGAAAATACTCACGAGATAAATGAGAAAATAATTCTTGATTTAACTTTTGAAGGTCATCTATATCCCGAATTCCCAATTCCCGCAGATTCGCCGGCAAAAAGTTTAGATGATTATTTTGAACTTCTTGCAAGAATTGGCTTAGATAAAAAAATTATTAAGATTACTAAAGAAATTGATGACCGGTTTAATTATGAATTGGAAACAATTAAGCAAATGGGATTTTCTGGTTACTTTCTTGTAGTTTCTGATTTTATAAATGCAGCTAAAAATAGAGGGATAGCTGTTGGACCGGGCAGAGGCAGCGCTGCCGGAAGTTTAGTGGCTTTTGCTTTAGGAATAACAAACGTAAATCCTCTTGATTACGATTTACTTTTTGAAAGATTTCTAAATCCTGCCAGGAAGTCTATGCCCGATATTGACGTTGACTTTGCTGATGATAAACGCTCAAAAGTAATTGAATATGTAAAAGAAAAATATGGTGAGAATTCCGTTAGTCAAATTATTACATTCAACAGGTTATCTTCTAAAGCTGTAATAAGAGATGTTGCCCGCGTTTTGAAAATTCCGATTCCAACAGTAAACAAAATAACCAAATTCATTCCATCAAAGTTTGGCAAAGTTTATACTATCGAACAGGCGCTTAAAGAAGTGCCGGAATTAAAGTGGGTAAATGAATCAGACGATCCTATAATTAAAGAACTGATTAAGTATGCAAAAGTGCTGGAAGGAATGAATCGAAATGCTTCCAAACATGCTGCTGGAGTAGTGATTACTCCCGGTGAAGTAAGCGATCATGTTCCTCTATCAACTCCTGGAGGAAGCATTGGAGATATTGTAACCCAGTACAATATGAAAGAGCTTGATACTGTTGGTTTGTTGAAGATGGATTTCCTTGGTTTAAGAACTCTTACAATCATTTGTGATGCAATAGATTTGATAAAGAGAAATCATCATGTAGAAATTGATATCGATAATATTCCCACCAATGATGAAAAAACTTATTCACTCTTTTCCAAAGGTCAAACTACTGCAGTGTTCCAGTTTGAATCTGGACCGATGCGGGAATATTTAAAAAAATTAAAACCTTCCAGTATTCGGGATCTTGCCGCAATGAATGCGCTTTATCGCCCAGGACCAATGGATTTTATTGATGATTTTATTAAACGAAAACAAGGACTTGCAAAAGTAGAATATCTTCACCCGGTTTTAGAACCGATCCTTAAAGAAACATATGGAATTGTTGTTTACCAGGAACAAGTTATTCAAATTGCAAACAGAGTAGCTGGAATGAGTTTGGCTGATGCGGATAATTTACGACGGGCTATGGGTAAAAAAGATTTGCTTGCTATGGCTCAGCAAAAAGAAAAATTTGTTACTGGAGCAAATTCGCAAAATAACATTCCAGCAAAAGTTGCTGGGGAAATTTTTGATACAATAGATAAGTTTGCAAATTATGGATTTAATAAAAGCCACGCCGTTGCATATAGTATTGTTGCATATCAAACTGCTTATTTAAAAGCCCATTATCCAGCAGAATTTTTAGCCGCAAACATGACAAATGAATTTGGAGATACATCAAAAGTTACAACAATTTTGGATGACTGCAGAAAGTTGAAGATAGAAGTTTTACCGCCGGATATTAATATTCCCAACGTATTTTTTAATGCTGATAATGGGAAAATAATTTTTGGAATGTCTGCGATAAAAAATGTTGGCGTAAATGCAGTTGAAGAAATTAAAAGAGCCAGGCAAAAGTTGAATAGAAATTTTACATCCATATTTGATTTTTGCGCAAACGTGGATACGCGTGTTGTTAATAAACGCACTTTGGAAAGTTTTGTTCTTGCTGGTGCATTAGATAAAATGAAAGGTACAAGGTCTCAGAAATATGCAGCTGTTGAGGCAGCTCTCGATTTTGGTTATAAGGTTCAAAATTCATCTCTTGTTGCTCACGAAAGTCTTTTTGGTGGATTGGATTCTGTTGAAGTGGAAATTAAAGAACCAAAACTTCCGGATATTAAATCCTGGAGCAATAACATTGAACTATCTAAAGAAAGGGAAGTACTCGGATTTTATTTGACAAGCCATCCACTAAGTAAGTACGAGCTGGAATATCGATCCTTCGCCACAGTTAAATTAGGTGAACCTGAGCAGCTTGAATCAACCGACTTTGTTAGGGCAATTGGAGTTATCACTAGTTTAAAAACAAAAATAGATCGCTCTGGCAAAATGATGGCTTTCTTTACTCTTGATGATTTCTCAGGTTCATGCGAATGTTTAATGTTTGGTTCTACTTACGAAAAATGCGGTGGTGTAATCAAGGAAGAAGCTACAATTATGGTAATTGGCAAACCGGAATCAAGCGGAGATGCAATTAAACTCCAAATTGAAAATGCAATTCCTCTAAATGAAGTAAGCCAGGAGTTCACCAAAAGTTTTAATATTATATTAGATTCTGAAAAGTATAATAACGAGATTATAATAGAATTGAAAACAATTTTTCAAAAGTATTACGGCACAGTTCCGGTTATAATCCAGGTGAATGCCAATGGAACAAAACCTAGATGCTTTTTTGTTAAAGAATACCGAGTAAATATTAGTGATTCGTTGATGAAAGCTGTAACTGATTTAATTGGAGAAGACAACATTTTGTTATCTTCTTAA
- a CDS encoding SDR family oxidoreductase, which produces MEHKVTHNKPWALILGASSGFGGATAVELAKHGYNIFGVHLDRQITMPNVTTIIKKIERFGGQAIFFNINAADSIKRQEVIDEIQERFQAEKEHSKIKVLVHSLAFGTLKPYFGKNPQDVISQAQMTMTLDVMAHSLVYWTQELVFQNLLAENGRIFALTSAGSQTVISNYGAVSAAKAALEAHIRQIAVELGFMKVTANAIMAGVTDTPAVQKIPGADRMLEAARMKNPMGKLTIPEEVAKAIFMLCDDNAGWISGNVIGVDGGEYIVNYTGEKISKGFHK; this is translated from the coding sequence TTGGAACATAAAGTAACACATAATAAACCATGGGCATTAATTCTTGGTGCATCAAGCGGATTTGGTGGAGCAACAGCAGTTGAACTTGCTAAACATGGTTACAATATCTTCGGGGTACATCTCGATAGACAAATAACAATGCCAAACGTAACCACCATTATAAAAAAAATTGAAAGATTTGGTGGGCAAGCTATTTTCTTCAATATTAATGCTGCAGATTCTATCAAACGCCAGGAAGTTATAGATGAAATTCAGGAAAGATTTCAGGCTGAAAAAGAGCATTCCAAAATAAAAGTACTTGTTCATTCTTTAGCATTTGGAACTCTTAAACCCTATTTCGGTAAAAATCCGCAAGATGTAATTTCTCAAGCTCAAATGACGATGACTCTTGATGTAATGGCACACAGTTTAGTTTACTGGACTCAGGAATTAGTTTTCCAAAATTTACTTGCAGAAAACGGAAGAATATTTGCATTAACAAGTGCAGGTTCTCAAACAGTTATTTCAAATTACGGTGCGGTATCTGCCGCCAAAGCTGCACTGGAAGCGCATATACGGCAAATTGCTGTTGAGCTTGGATTTATGAAGGTAACCGCAAATGCTATTATGGCTGGTGTTACAGATACACCGGCTGTGCAAAAAATTCCTGGTGCTGATCGAATGCTTGAAGCCGCAAGAATGAAAAATCCGATGGGCAAATTAACTATTCCGGAAGAAGTGGCTAAAGCAATTTTTATGCTTTGCGATGATAATGCCGGATGGATTTCCGGAAATGTTATTGGTGTGGATGGTGGTGAGTATATAGTAAATTACACTGGCGAAAAAATAAGTAAGGGATTCCATAAATAA
- a CDS encoding acyl-CoA dehydrogenase family protein yields MFEFKFTEEQNMLREMVRDFVNKEIKPIAQKIDSEEKIPKELINKLAELGLLGVAFPEEYGGSGFGEIGYCISQEEIARGCMSTATFIGAHQSIGTNAIYLGGSEYLKRKYVIPLAKGEMIAAFCLTEAQAGSDSFNLKTKAILDGNEWIINGDKLWITNGSIADIVSVFARTQKGITAFVVETKTSGFSAGPAEKKMGIRGSTTNPITFDNVRVPKENLIGQDGRGFIIAMKTLDAGRLGLGAACLGAAKELLELSTRYAKEREQFDTSISNFQAIQFYLAEMTVLIYNMESIVYRTAVDYDLKKNVSRQSAIVKYFCSESLDKVADCAVQIHGGMGYSRELPIERYYRDSRINRIFEGTNEIQKGIIARDILKKNGKWD; encoded by the coding sequence ATGTTCGAATTCAAATTTACCGAAGAACAAAATATGCTTCGTGAAATGGTTCGCGACTTCGTAAATAAAGAAATAAAACCAATCGCACAAAAAATTGATTCTGAAGAAAAAATACCGAAAGAACTTATAAATAAGTTAGCGGAACTTGGATTACTTGGTGTGGCTTTTCCGGAAGAATACGGAGGCAGCGGTTTTGGTGAAATTGGTTATTGCATTTCTCAGGAAGAAATTGCACGCGGTTGTATGTCCACAGCTACTTTTATTGGCGCTCATCAATCAATTGGTACTAATGCTATTTACCTTGGTGGTTCAGAATATCTTAAAAGGAAATATGTTATTCCTTTAGCAAAAGGAGAAATGATAGCTGCTTTCTGTTTAACCGAAGCACAAGCTGGTTCTGATTCATTCAATCTAAAAACAAAAGCTATTCTTGATGGGAATGAATGGATAATTAACGGCGACAAATTATGGATTACTAACGGCTCAATTGCAGATATAGTTTCTGTGTTTGCAAGAACTCAAAAAGGAATTACTGCCTTTGTAGTTGAAACTAAAACATCTGGATTTAGTGCTGGTCCTGCCGAGAAAAAAATGGGAATCCGTGGCAGTACAACTAACCCAATTACTTTTGATAATGTAAGAGTTCCAAAAGAAAATCTTATTGGTCAGGATGGCAGAGGTTTTATTATAGCTATGAAAACTCTTGATGCCGGAAGATTGGGTCTTGGAGCTGCTTGTTTAGGCGCCGCAAAAGAACTACTTGAATTGTCTACAAGATATGCAAAAGAACGAGAACAATTTGATACTTCCATAAGTAATTTCCAGGCAATTCAATTTTACCTTGCGGAGATGACAGTTCTTATTTATAATATGGAATCTATAGTATATAGAACTGCGGTAGATTATGATTTGAAGAAAAATGTTTCCAGGCAGTCTGCAATTGTTAAATATTTTTGTTCGGAAAGTTTAGATAAAGTTGCCGATTGTGCAGTTCAAATCCATGGTGGAATGGGTTACTCTCGTGAACTTCCAATCGAACGGTATTACCGTGATTCTAGAATTAATAGAATTTTTGAAGGAACAAACGAAATACAAAAAGGAATTATTGCCCGGGACATTCTTAAAAAGAATGGCAAGTGGGATTAG
- the trxA gene encoding thioredoxin, which translates to MKPIHFSDDNFEKEVLQSTQLVVVDFWAEWCGPCKMIAPIIEELANEYDGKIKVGKLDVDSNQQTAIKYGVRSIPTILFLKGGKVVDSIIGAVPKSQFVAKLNKLA; encoded by the coding sequence ATGAAACCGATTCATTTTTCCGATGATAATTTTGAAAAAGAAGTCCTTCAATCCACCCAACTTGTAGTTGTAGATTTTTGGGCTGAGTGGTGTGGTCCTTGCAAAATGATTGCTCCAATCATTGAAGAACTGGCTAATGAATATGATGGTAAGATTAAAGTTGGAAAGCTGGATGTTGATTCTAATCAGCAAACGGCTATTAAATATGGTGTAAGAAGTATTCCAACAATTCTATTTTTAAAAGGTGGAAAAGTTGTTGATTCGATTATTGGTGCAGTCCCAAAATCGCAATTTGTTGCAAAGTTAAATAAGTTAGCCTGA
- a CDS encoding T9SS type A sorting domain-containing protein — MLRKTTILMLVLALLPILTFAQNKAILKPGGQTIYLNSNEDAREVFSVSNSKYHNKSVLPLRNVTGINGVTGTIDTLDYNGLGTAYTSTFGGFGQDVLVGWFVAPADLTIKSVGFDCGDNPAAVSGELKLYKVGNGWTVSKLKSITTALNLGYWIAKGNGFNDIAPFEDEATEPKTWVAHSANALTPFVEDIWSDAGTGAPVTPADDADRTTYQWVEMNLLGFEPEIKGGEIFAIILKNADPQFDLNRFGVMASTEVKYGLFKYYANGRTSNDTSTAGWWKREYLLNIAAAVDITGDTPPTVSGVKNPRGTLDVGPMEITATLTDINPGGGPAGIKEAFVIYSTDKDTAKKEVAMAVKSGNIWAGSIPGQEPATWVYFKVKAADMNDNVTFGPDRQYFVFGPTAGVNTLLVFNGYSYLGAAADQYPQNYYFGIDDFAAYKTLEFKHDIWAYGPLSKALVDNYTNIIEIAAPTATYYTDAVYRDWLAADAHHNLMIAGQEWLGARYGYADSTFGAGSFEYDIFGITHSYNDVSYDGTAGQNLPSKLTVPNPASIITGPMLAKFNSIVPVPDSLNYDPYYEINTSYTNWIDGFDVVDGQAVDLQVETRGVLGAPKVETLNCATHRELPAGNKIVFLAYDPLSVNTRPNYYWLGFSATSPQDQVLTWFGVQVNVEKMIDNKPNKFALSQNYPNPFNPATTISFSVPERSSVSLKIYDMLGKEVLTLINGVKDAGSYEFNFDASKLTSGLYVYTLTAGNFTASKKMMLLK; from the coding sequence ATGTTGAGAAAAACTACCATTCTCATGCTAGTTCTTGCTTTGCTTCCAATATTAACATTTGCACAGAACAAAGCAATTTTAAAACCCGGGGGCCAAACTATTTATCTTAATTCAAATGAAGATGCCCGGGAAGTTTTTAGTGTTAGTAATTCTAAATATCATAATAAAAGTGTTCTTCCTTTAAGAAATGTTACCGGTATAAATGGCGTAACCGGAACAATTGATACTTTGGACTATAACGGTTTAGGTACTGCTTATACAAGTACTTTCGGTGGTTTTGGACAAGACGTTTTAGTTGGTTGGTTTGTTGCTCCTGCTGATTTAACAATTAAATCAGTTGGATTTGATTGCGGTGACAACCCCGCTGCAGTTAGTGGAGAATTAAAATTATACAAAGTTGGTAATGGCTGGACAGTTTCTAAACTTAAATCAATTACAACTGCTTTAAATTTAGGTTACTGGATTGCAAAAGGAAATGGATTTAATGACATTGCTCCATTTGAAGATGAAGCTACAGAACCTAAAACCTGGGTTGCTCACTCAGCAAATGCATTAACACCATTTGTTGAAGATATTTGGAGTGATGCTGGAACTGGTGCTCCTGTTACTCCTGCAGATGATGCTGATCGTACTACTTATCAATGGGTTGAAATGAACCTTTTAGGTTTTGAACCTGAAATTAAAGGTGGTGAAATTTTTGCAATTATTCTTAAAAATGCCGATCCACAATTTGATTTAAACAGATTTGGTGTTATGGCAAGTACAGAAGTTAAATATGGTTTGTTTAAATATTATGCTAATGGCAGAACTTCTAATGATACTTCAACAGCAGGCTGGTGGAAGAGAGAATATCTGCTTAATATTGCTGCAGCAGTAGACATTACTGGTGATACTCCTCCAACGGTTTCTGGTGTAAAGAATCCAAGAGGAACGTTAGATGTAGGACCGATGGAAATTACTGCTACTTTAACAGATATTAATCCTGGTGGCGGTCCTGCTGGTATTAAAGAAGCTTTTGTTATTTATTCTACTGATAAAGATACTGCAAAAAAAGAAGTTGCAATGGCTGTTAAAAGTGGCAACATTTGGGCTGGTTCAATTCCAGGTCAAGAACCAGCTACTTGGGTATATTTTAAAGTAAAAGCCGCTGATATGAATGACAATGTTACTTTTGGTCCAGATAGACAATATTTTGTGTTTGGTCCAACTGCTGGTGTAAATACATTATTAGTATTTAATGGTTATAGCTATTTAGGTGCTGCTGCAGATCAATACCCACAAAACTATTATTTTGGTATTGATGATTTTGCTGCATATAAAACTTTAGAATTCAAGCATGATATTTGGGCATATGGTCCATTATCAAAAGCTTTAGTAGATAACTATACAAATATTATTGAAATTGCAGCTCCAACAGCTACATACTATACAGATGCTGTTTACCGAGACTGGTTAGCTGCTGATGCACACCACAATTTAATGATCGCTGGTCAGGAATGGCTTGGCGCAAGATACGGTTATGCTGATTCAACTTTTGGAGCCGGATCTTTTGAATATGATATTTTTGGTATTACACATAGTTATAACGATGTTAGCTATGATGGTACTGCAGGTCAAAACCTGCCTTCAAAACTTACAGTTCCGAATCCTGCTTCAATAATTACTGGTCCAATGTTAGCTAAATTCAACTCTATTGTACCAGTTCCGGATTCATTAAACTATGATCCATACTACGAAATTAACACCTCTTATACCAACTGGATAGATGGATTTGATGTAGTTGATGGACAAGCAGTTGATTTACAAGTTGAAACACGCGGTGTTTTAGGTGCACCAAAAGTTGAAACTTTAAACTGCGCAACACATCGTGAATTACCTGCAGGTAACAAAATTGTTTTCTTAGCCTACGATCCTCTATCAGTAAATACTAGACCTAATTATTATTGGTTAGGCTTTAGTGCAACCTCCCCACAAGATCAAGTTCTAACATGGTTTGGTGTTCAGGTTAATGTAGAAAAAATGATTGATAATAAACCAAATAAATTTGCATTATCACAGAACTATCCAAACCCATTTAACCCAGCTACAACAATATCATTTTCAGTTCCAGAAAGAAGCAGCGTTAGTCTTAAGATTTATGATATGTTAGGTAAGGAAGTGCTTACCTTAATCAACGGTGTAAAAGATGCCGGTTCTTATGAATTTAATTTTGATGCTTCAAAGTTAACTTCTGGACTGTATGTCTATACTCTCACCGCTGGTAATTTTACTGCTTCTAAAAAAATGATGTTGTTGAAGTAA
- a CDS encoding TonB-dependent receptor, whose translation MLKKFQLILIFTFLPVFLYAQTGKIVGKATDLQTGDPLIGANIIVEGTSLGAATNANGEYVILNVPPGTYTVKARYLGYREVTYQNIKLSVNLTTEVNFELPTEAYQTETVTVVAPKPLINKNTTNATSIVRQEDIENIPIRGVNNIVATQAGVVEQGGNLYVRGSRSDAVAFYVDGVLVNNPVLGGSRTQVINNAIEEIQFQAGGYSAEFGGANGGIVSTQTRTGAENYKLSFEGITDHFTETGKKFLGTYSYGSSEYVLTAGGPIIPGRKDLKFFLAANNTYQGSPANFYKGFDFKNVYDPSLAAGGTADTFDVYYPDGINASSEQNTYQVQGNLSWDLNPFTIRLNGGFTYTEGRNGIGRQAYNNHDRAGLNQGQTITSSLKLTHVINPNSFYDIILNVFDDFFVNMDPVFKHNIAAYGDSIQNALYGTTLKRDGADADPYTAYGFQFEKGTIPYDLYQKQKTLSFGGKANFLYQAGLHHELKFGGEYTYYTIRRYSFAPEQLAANAKSVADGSINRIYARLDNYGYDVYGNQSDAGFDKARHPVFAAAYFQDKIEFPDLVINAGLRLDYINIDAQIFKDPTNIVFTPDNLIDPTSLKDVDPLLQVSPRLGFSFPVTERTVFHAQYGKFVQQTRLRDVFQGINLIADNIKGGFAIQNPVGFGLRPERTTSYEIGFKQQIGEVFAFDITGFYKDIKDQIQIRTIYGAANSSTPAYYAWVNGDFSTVKGIEFKLDLRRTQRVSATFDYTYSDAEGTGSNPSTSFRAIWQSPTGVPFFPMQISPLDFNQAHRAYINVDYRFDTDDGPAVLGSKPLENLGVSILMSFNSGFNFTRWEGYGNSRVPLEPLNASTTPWTYQIDARLDKTIKLGPVALNIYILVANLLNTQNVVAVFNNTGDAYDNGFLNDAQGKAITEGYRTYGEDKAQEYSQLYKALNYASGNFGTPRQIKLGIRLNY comes from the coding sequence ATGTTAAAAAAGTTTCAATTAATTTTAATATTCACCTTCTTACCTGTTTTTCTTTATGCACAAACTGGTAAGATAGTTGGAAAAGCTACTGACCTACAAACTGGTGATCCTCTTATTGGTGCTAATATAATTGTTGAAGGGACCAGCTTAGGGGCAGCAACCAACGCTAATGGTGAATATGTTATCTTAAACGTACCACCTGGTACATACACCGTTAAAGCACGCTATTTAGGTTATCGCGAGGTTACATATCAAAATATTAAATTGTCTGTTAACTTAACTACAGAAGTAAATTTCGAATTACCCACAGAAGCATACCAAACAGAAACGGTTACAGTAGTTGCGCCAAAACCATTAATAAATAAAAACACAACTAATGCTACCAGCATTGTTAGGCAGGAAGATATTGAAAATATTCCTATTAGAGGTGTTAATAATATTGTTGCTACACAAGCTGGTGTTGTTGAACAAGGTGGTAATCTATATGTTCGCGGCAGCCGATCTGATGCCGTTGCATTTTATGTAGATGGAGTCTTGGTTAATAATCCAGTTTTAGGTGGATCTCGTACACAGGTAATAAACAATGCAATTGAAGAAATTCAATTTCAGGCTGGTGGTTATTCAGCAGAGTTTGGTGGAGCAAATGGTGGTATTGTTAGCACGCAAACCAGAACCGGCGCCGAAAATTATAAATTAAGTTTTGAAGGAATTACCGATCACTTTACAGAAACTGGAAAGAAGTTCCTTGGTACATATTCATATGGTTCTTCTGAGTATGTATTAACAGCTGGTGGTCCAATTATTCCAGGTAGAAAAGATCTAAAATTCTTCCTAGCCGCAAATAATACTTACCAGGGATCGCCTGCTAATTTTTACAAGGGTTTTGATTTTAAGAATGTATATGATCCATCTTTAGCAGCTGGTGGTACAGCTGATACCTTTGATGTTTACTATCCTGACGGTATTAATGCAAGTAGTGAACAAAATACATATCAGGTACAGGGGAATCTTTCCTGGGATCTTAATCCGTTCACAATTCGTTTAAATGGTGGATTTACATATACGGAAGGAAGAAACGGAATTGGGAGACAGGCATACAACAACCATGATAGAGCTGGTCTTAATCAAGGACAAACTATAACTTCAAGTCTAAAATTAACTCATGTTATAAATCCAAATTCATTTTATGATATTATCTTAAATGTATTTGATGATTTTTTTGTCAATATGGATCCCGTTTTCAAACATAATATTGCTGCTTATGGAGATTCAATACAGAATGCATTGTACGGTACTACTCTTAAGCGCGACGGTGCTGATGCTGACCCATATACAGCCTACGGCTTCCAATTTGAAAAAGGGACAATCCCTTACGATTTATACCAAAAACAAAAAACACTGTCATTTGGAGGTAAAGCAAATTTCCTTTATCAGGCCGGGCTGCATCACGAATTAAAATTTGGTGGTGAATACACATATTATACAATCAGAAGATATTCTTTTGCTCCGGAACAGCTTGCTGCAAATGCTAAATCAGTTGCAGATGGAAGTATAAACAGAATTTACGCAAGGCTTGATAATTATGGGTATGATGTTTATGGTAACCAATCCGACGCTGGATTTGATAAAGCCAGACATCCCGTATTTGCCGCAGCTTATTTCCAGGATAAAATTGAATTTCCGGATCTTGTAATTAATGCTGGTTTAAGACTCGATTATATAAACATTGATGCTCAAATTTTTAAAGATCCAACAAATATTGTTTTTACTCCGGATAATCTTATTGATCCAACAAGTTTGAAAGATGTAGATCCATTACTTCAAGTAAGTCCTAGATTGGGATTCTCTTTTCCGGTTACAGAAAGAACAGTGTTCCATGCCCAGTATGGAAAGTTTGTTCAGCAAACAAGGTTAAGAGATGTTTTTCAAGGTATAAACTTAATTGCTGATAATATTAAAGGTGGCTTTGCAATTCAAAATCCGGTTGGATTTGGCTTGCGACCAGAAAGAACTACTTCCTACGAAATTGGATTTAAACAACAGATAGGTGAAGTTTTTGCATTTGATATTACCGGTTTTTACAAAGATATAAAAGATCAGATTCAAATAAGAACTATTTACGGTGCAGCTAATAGCAGCACTCCTGCTTATTATGCATGGGTTAATGGCGATTTTTCTACTGTTAAAGGAATTGAATTCAAATTGGATTTAAGAAGAACCCAAAGAGTATCAGCAACATTTGATTATACATATTCTGATGCCGAAGGTACAGGTTCAAATCCTTCTACTTCGTTCAGAGCTATTTGGCAATCGCCAACTGGTGTTCCTTTCTTCCCTATGCAGATTTCTCCATTAGATTTCAACCAGGCTCATCGAGCATATATAAATGTTGATTATCGGTTTGATACTGACGATGGTCCTGCTGTTTTAGGTAGTAAACCATTGGAGAATTTGGGTGTAAGTATACTAATGTCCTTCAACAGTGGTTTTAACTTTACAAGGTGGGAAGGATATGGAAATTCCCGTGTACCTCTTGAACCTTTAAATGCATCTACTACACCATGGACTTATCAAATAGATGCAAGATTAGATAAAACAATTAAACTTGGACCAGTGGCGTTGAATATTTACATCCTGGTTGCCAATTTACTAAACACTCAAAATGTCGTAGCAGTATTCAATAATACTGGTGATGCTTACGATAACGGATTTTTAAACGATGCACAAGGTAAAGCAATTACAGAGGGATACCGGACTTATGGCGAAGATAAAGCGCAGGAATATTCTCAGCTATATAAAGCTTTAAATTATGCTTCGGGTAATTTTGGTACACCAAGACAGATTAAATTAGGCATAAGACTTAATTATTAA